Genomic DNA from Sphingobium sp. WTD-1:
GCGGACGCTGCTGGGCGCCGGCCGCTGGCCCTCGCGCAATATCGACCAGAATATCGCCGACCTGTCCGCCCAGATCGCCGCCTGCGCCAAGGGCGCGGCCGAACTGCAGCGGATCAGTGGCGATTATGGCGCCGATGTCGTGGCCGCCTATATGGGCCATGTGCAGGATCAGGCCGAGGCAGCGGTGCGCCGGCTGATCGATCGCCTGTCCGACGGGCACTATCGCTATGCGATGGACAATGGCGCACAGGTGGTCGTCAGCGTGACGATCGACCGCGCGGCGCGCGGCGCGACGGTGGATTTCACCGGCACGTCGGACCAGCTGCCGGGCAATTTCAACGCGCCTTTGTCGGTCGCGCGGGCGGCCTTGCTCTATGTCGTGCGGACGCTGGTGGATGAAGCGGTGCCGATGAATGACGGCTGCCTCAAGCCCATGACTCTGGTGGTGCCGGAGGGATCGCTGCTGCGGCCGCTTTATCCAGCGGCGGTGGTCGCCGGCAATGTCGAGACCAGCCAGGTCGTCACCGACGCTTTGTTTGGCGCGCTGGGCGTGATGGCGGGCGCGCAGGGGACGATGAACAATTTCACCTTCGGCAATGCGCGCCACCAATATTATGAGACGATCTCCGGCGGATCGGGCGCCGGGCCGGATTTCGATGGCGCCGATGTGGTGCAGACCCACATGACCAACAGCCGCCTGACTGACCCCGAAATATTGGAAAGCCGCTTCCCCGTGTTGCTGGAGGAATTTTCGATTCGGGCCGGATCGGGCGGCGCGGGCGCGCATCATGGCGGCAATGGCGGGCTGCGCCGTATTCGCTTCCTGGAGGATATGACCGCCGGCATCCTGGCCAACCGGCGCAGCGTGCCGCCGTTCGGGCTGGAGGGTGGCGCACCCGGCGGCCTGGGGCGCAACTGGGTCGAGCGTGGCGATGGCCGGGTCGAGACGCTGGGCGCGACCGGATCGGCGCAGATGGCGCCGGGCGACGTCTTCGTGATCGAGACGCCGGGCGGTGGCGGATTCGGCAAGGGCTGATCCGCCGCCGTCCGCATTTAATGAACGGAGGCCGGGAAGGCGGGATGCTCTAGTCCCGCCAGCTCCTGTCGGTGCAGTCGATCAGGCGGACCATCGCCTGGAAATCGGGCACGCCGACGCCGACCGGCAATTGCACGCCGGCGAGATCGCGCTGATGCACGGCGATGACATCGGCCGGGATCTCCACCGGCGTGCCAGCGGCGCAGGCGGCGACCTGAATCTCGCAGGCGCGCTGGAGCATCCATTGCATCAGAAAGGCTTCGGGCAGGCTCTTGGCCATCACCAGCGTGCCATGGTTGCGCAACATCATGATTCGCCGCTCGCCCAGGTTGGCGATCAGCCTTTCCCCTTCCTCCGGCCGGATCGTGACGCCTTCAAATTCATGATAGGCGATCCGCCCGGCAAAGGCGGCGGCATAGAAATTGATCGGCCGCAGCCCTTCCTGCGTGGCGCTGACGGCCATGCCCGCCGTCGTATGGGTGTGGATGATGCAATGGGCGTCGGCCAGGTGGCGGTGGAACACGCTATGCTGGGTGAAGCCGGCGCGATTGACCGGATAGGGGCTGCCGTCCAGCACATGGCCGTCAATGTCGATCTTGACCAGGTTGGATGCCGTCACCTCGCTGTAGAGCAGGCCGAACGGGTTGATGAGGAAGGCGTCTTCCTCATCGGGCACGCGCAGGGTGATGTGATTGTAGATCAGTTCCGACCAGCCGAAATGGTCGAAGATGCGGTAGCAGGCGGCGAGCTGCTGGCGCGCCTCCCATTCGGCAGGCGACATGTCGGGCTGTCTGGCGGCACTTGCCATGGCCATCCTCCTTTATATTATGGGCGCCACTATCCTCCGCTCGACGCATTCTGTCGAGGGAAAGGGCGTGAAAGCCCTGCAGGGGTTGAATTTGCCCGACTCTGCTGGTAGGGCGCGCCCCACATGCCTCAGGGTGACCTGTGGCGACTCACGGATTTTTATATTCGGTCGGCCCGTCGGGAGGGTTTCATTCCTGGCGATCCGCCCGTTTTCGATTGGAGATTGACGGACTTATGCAGATCATCGTTCGCGACAACAATGTCGACCAGGCCCTCCGCGCGCTCAAGAAGAAGCTGCAGCGTGAAGGCGTGTATCGCGAAATGAAGCTGCGTCGTCACTACGAGAAGCCCTCGGAAAAGCGTGCGCGCGAAAAGGCGGCTGCTGTCCGCCGCGCCCGCAAGCTGGAGCGCAAGCGCGCCGAGCGCGACGGCGTCCGTTAAGGACTGCCGATATCAGGACGGCCGGTTCGCGGTCGTCCTGACTCTTTGCTGATTTCCCGTTCTTCACTGCGAGGCGTTCGCCCATGTCCACGACGGCTGTCCCCCTTCGTCCTATCGCCAAGGGGTCGCTGACGCGACTCTGGATCGGCGTCGCCGCGATCGCGCTGGCGGCCGGTGGCCTGGCCTGGGCAGGGCAGCAGGGCGTGGCGGCTTCGCCGGCCGCCTTCCTGACGCAGAACGCCCATGCCAAGGGCGTGGTCACGACCGAGTCGGGCCTGCAGTACCAGGTGCTGGAGGAAGGCAGCGGGCCGAGCCCGACGACCGCCGACGTTGCGCTGGTGGGCTATAAGGGCACGCTGCTCGACGGCACCGTGTTCGACGAGAATCCGCAGACGCCGATGCCGGTCGATGGCGTGGTGCCGGGCTTCTCCGAAGGCCTGCAGAAGATGAAGAAGGGCGGCAAATATCGCCTGTGGATCCCGCCGCAGCTTGGCTATGGCGAACAGGCCGCCGGCCCGATCCCGGCCAATTCGGTGCTGGTGTTCGATGTCCAGCTGCACGACTTCAAGTCGCGCGCGGAAATTATGCAGATGCAGCAGCGGATGCAGCAGATGCAGGGTGGCATGCCGCAGGGCGCCGTTCCGCAGGGCGCGCCCGGCAACTGATCCGATCGATCCGAGAGTAGAGAAGGGCCTGGTTTCCAGGCCCTTTTTCTTTGGGGGTTAGAGGCTTGCCTGATCGCCGGGCGCCGATGGCGGAAAGGCGAGGCCCTCGGCATTGCCAACCTTCTCCTCGCCGGTGAACAGGCGGTCGAGTCGTGCCTTCACGTCGCGCCGATACTCGACGCAGGACACCGAACGCGGCGCGCCGATGTCGATATCGTCGGCGATCGCCGACTTGATACGTTCCAGCGCGTCATTGTCGAGGATGCCGGCCCGATGCAGTTCCCGGCAGAGCTGGACCATTCCGGCGGCGGTCGCCTGGGCCCGCATGCCGACATTGGTCAGTTCGAAATGCAGCTTCTTCTGCTGCTCCATAGCCACGGTCATGCCATTCTCTCCTTTCGCTTTAGGATAGAAGCGCAGGAGCGATCGTTACGTTCCGGGAAGCATTCGTCAATCGCCGTTTTTATCGTCGCTTTTCAGGATGGTCTGCCCTGCCAGAGCCTTGGACCGTTCCTCCAGATAGACCTTGATCATCGCGACGATCGGATCGGCCAGGAACAGGCCCATGATGCCGAACAGCGCACCCAGCAGGATCTGCGCCGCGAGCACCAGCGCGGGCGCCAGATCGGTCGCGCGCTTCGCCACCATCGGCACGATCAGATAGCCGTCGATGATCTGCACCGCCATGTAGACGCCAAAGGCATAGAGGCCGGTATGGGTGCCGCCGGAAAAGCCGACGAGGATGATCAGCACGCCCGAGATGATCGCGCCGATATTGGGCAGGAAGGCGAGCAGGCCGGTGAGGATGCCGAGCAGACCCGCCATCGGCACGCCGCCCGCCCACAGCAGCAGCCATACGCCCACGCCCTCCACCGCCATGCCGATCAGCCGGCCGAACATCAGACGGCGCAGGGTGAAGGCCATCTTGTCGGCGACGGTGTAGAAATGGGCGCGCTTGTCCATCGGCAGCATCCAGGCGACGCCGCGCTCGTACAGCTTGGGTTCGACCGCGATGAAGATGGCCAGCACCAGCATCATGACGCCGCTGGTGATCGCGCCGACGGCCGTGCCGACGGCGGCGGTGACCCGGCCCATGGAACTCATCGCCTGCTGGGCCAGGCTTTTCAAATCTTCGGGGGTGGTGGTGATGCCCAGTTGCTGCATCCAGCCGCCGGCACGTTCCACCTGCGCCTCGACGATGGTGCGCATCGATTGCGCCTGCTCCGCCAGGCTGGAGCCGGTGAGGTAGAAGGTATAGGCGAGGAAGGCGACGACTGCGAGCAGGACGATCGTCAGGCGCCAGCCCCGGCCGATCGGCAGCACGCGGCCGAGCAGGCGGGTGCCGCCATCCATCATGGTGGTGAAGACCAGTGCGCCCAGGATCAGCATGATCGGCTGGGCCAGCAGCACGATCAGGGCGATGCCGATCGCCATCGCGAACCAGACGCCCGCACGCTTGATCTCATGCTGGACCAGCGGGCTGCGCAATTCGCTGGGGCCGGGTTGCTCGATATGCTGCTGCTGCGCGTCGCTCAAACCCGGAACCCCCAATCAATGGCTGTGGACTATTTCGCTCCGGTAACGCTTTGCGGACGCAGGCTGTTCCCGGCGCGGCCGCCACGGAAGGCATGGAGCCAACTGAGCGGATTCCAGCTCGAATCGCCATCCAGGCTGAAGGTGATGAATTCGGCGCGACCGCCGATCGCTTCCCACGGCACCGGGCCGCCCAGGCCATTTTCCTCCAGCGGGGCACGGCTGTCGGCGCTGTTGTCGCGATTGTCGCCCATCAGGAAGACATGGTCGGCGGGCACGCGGACCGGGCCATACCAGTCGAGCGCGCTCGGCCCCATGTCGATCGTGACATAGGTCTTGCCGTTGGGCAGCACTTCCTGTCGCACCGGCAGTTCGCACCAGCTCTTGCCCGCCTTGTCGGTCACCAGCGCGCCGGGGAACTGCATCGGCGGGCAGGGGGCGTTGCCGTCGACCGCTATGCGCAGGGGCTTCAGCACCTTCTGCGGCACCGGCACGCCGTTCAGGATCACCTGACCGCCGCGCACCTCGACAATGTCGCCGGGCAAGCCGATGACGCGCTTGATATAATCCTCGCGCCGGTTCTGGGGCGAGACGATGACGATGTCGCCACGTTCGGGCAGATGGCCCAGGATGCGCCCCTTCAGGAAGGGCAGCGGATGGAAGCTGGGGCTGACATAGGACCAGCCATAGGGGAATTTGCTGACCACCAGCCGATCGCCCTTCAGCAGCACCGGCATCATTGATTCCGACGGGATGTAGAAGGGCTTGGCGACGAAGCTGTGGAAGGCCAGCACGGCGAGGATGAGCAGCACGATGCTCTTCACCTCATGCCACCAATTCACCCCGCTGTTGCCGGCCTCCTTGTCGTCGGCTGCCGTTTCGGGCGCGGCGGGGGGCAGGGGGTCGGTTTGGGTCATGTCGACTGCCGTCATGGAAGGGCTATGCTCGGATGGGGAGGGCGGCCCGCTCAAAGCGGCAGCGCCTCGATGATGACGAAGGCCTGCGCCCATGGATGATCGTCCGTGAGCGTCAGGTGAATGACCGGCTTGTAGCCCGCCGGCACCATCGATGCCAGCCGCTGTGCCGCGCCGCCGGTCAGCGCCAGCGTGGGCGCGCCGCTGGGCGCGTTGACGACGCCGATATCCTTCATGAAGACGCCGGCCTTGAAGCCGGTGCCGACTGCCTTGGAAAAGGCCTCCTTGGCGGCGAAACGCTTGGCCAGCGTGCCGGCTTTCGTAAACGGCCGGCGTTCCGCCTTGGCCTGTTCGACATCGGTGAAGACGCGCTGGACGAACCGGTCCCCGAAGCGGTCGAGCGAATTCTGGATCCGCTCGATATTGCAGAGATCGGAGCCGAGGCCGATGATCAACGCGCTAGGTCCATCTGGCGGCGCATTTCGCGGATGCTGGCTTCCAGCCCGCCGAAGATCGCCTCGCCGATCAGGAAATGGCCGATATTGAGTTCGGCGATCTGCGGGATGGCGGCGATCGGCGCGACATTGTCGAAGGTGAGGCCATGGCCGGCATGCGGCTCGATGCCGTTCTTGGCGGCGAGCGCGGCGGCGTCGGCAATGCGGCGCAGCTCGGCCGCGCGGGCCTCGCCGGTCAGATGGGCATAGGCGCCGGTGTGAAATTCGACCACGGGCGCGCCAAGCTGGATCGCGGCCTCGATCTGGGCGGCGTCCGCCTCGATGAACAGGCTGACGCGGATGCCCGCTTCATTGAGGGCGCCGACGATCGGGCGCAGCACCGCGATCTGGCCGGCGGCGTCGAGGCCGCCCTCGGTCGTGCGCTCCTCGCGCTTTTCCGGCACGATACAGGCGGCATGCGGCTTGTGCTTCAGGGCGATGCCCAGCATTTCCTGCGTCGCCGCCATTTCCAGGTTCAGCGGCACGTCGAGCGCCGCCATCAGCATCGCGATATCCTCGTCGCGAATATGGCGGCGATCCTCGCGCAGATGCGCGGTGATGCCGCTGGCGCCGGCCTTCACCGCCAGCAGCGCGGCCTTGACCGGATCGGGATGCTCGCCGCCCCGCGCGTTGCGGATCGTCGCCACATGGTCGATATTGACCCCCAGGCGCAGCGGAACGGCGGCCATCTTACTGCTTCCGGCTGCCGGGCTTGATCGCCGGCACCGCTTCCAGTTCGGGCGGCAGCTGATCGGCGTCATAGACCGGGAAATTGATGCTCACGAGCGGGTAGAAGGGGACGCCCAGGTCCACTTCGCCGGCCGAACGATCGACCAGCGCCACTTCGGCGACGACGATGCCGCCTTCGCGCTCGACCGCCTCGATCGCCTGGCGCGACGACAGGCCGGTGGTGACGACGTCTTCCACCATCAGCACTTTCTGCCCCGGCGATATGGCAAAGCCGCGGCGCAGTTCGAACACGCCCTCGGGCCGTTCCAGGAACACCGCATCCTTGTCGAGCGCGCGGCCGACTTCATGGCCGATGATCAGGCCGCCCATGGCGGGCGACACGACCAGGTCGATCTCCTGGCGCAGCTCGCGCGGCAGCTGCTGCACGGTGGCGCGGGCCAGCTTGCCGGCGCGCTCGGCATTCATCAGCACGCGGGCGCACTGCAGGTAATTGGCGCTGCGGCGGCCCGACGACAGGATGAAATGTCCTTCGAGCAGCGCACCCGCTGCCCGGAATTCTGCCAATACTTCTTCGTCGGTCATTCCGCCCTGTTCCACTATTCCGTTGCGGGAGGTCGCGCAAAAACGGCGCCCGGCCCGCCCATATCGCACGGGCATGACATGCCCATGATCGCGCACCTGTGCGCGAGGTGCGAGATAGGCGGGAGCGGGGGGCGTTGCAACAGCGAAGAAAATCTGGTCCACCATGACTTGAGGCGGAAAAATTCCGTGCCTATAAGCCGCGACAGACCGAACGGGCGGCAACGACGTGAAAAGCGGACGTTGATCGTTGCAGCGGCAACAAGGGGTTAGGGGTAGATGAGGCTATGAAAAAGGTGAAATCGCTCGTTCTAGCCGCTTTGCTGGCATGTGTTCCGGCGGCGATGATGAGCCCTATGGCGATGGCGCAGGACAATGTCGCCGCCGCCGCTCCCGCAGCGGACAATGCAGCCGCGCCTGCCGAATCACCCGCCAATGCAACGGCACCTGCCGCTGAAGCCGCTCCCGTCGCCAAGGTCGCCGCGCCGCCGCGGATGAAGCCGACCGAAGGCATCGGCATGCCCAAGCCCGGCGAAATCACGCTGCAGGAACAGTTTACCTCCACCGGCCACACCGCGCGCTGGCTGCACGACAAGATGCTGCTGCCGCTCATCACGATCATCTCGGTCTTCGTGCTGCTGCTGATGCTCTATGTGATGGTGCGCTATCGCCGCTCCGCCAATCCGGTGCCGTCCAAGACCTCCCACAACACCGTCATCGAAGTGGTGTGGACGCTGGTCCCGGTCCTCATCCTGCTGGTGATCGCGATTCCCTCGATCGGCCTGCTGGCCGACCAGTATAAGCCCGCACCCAAGGATGCGCTGACCGTGAAGGTCACCGGCTATCAATGGTATTGGGGCTATGAATATCCCGACAACGGCATCCCCGAATTCGTGTCGAACATGCTGCCCGAGGACAAGGCGAAGGAAAATGGCGAGCCCTATCTGCTCGCGCCCGACAATCGCCTGGTCCTGCCGGTCGGTCGTCCGGTCAAGCTGATCATCACCGGCGCCGACGTGATCCACAGCTTTGCCGTGCCTTCGCTCTGGGTGAAGATGGACGCCGTGCCCGGACGCCTGAACGAGAAGAGCTTCACCATCGAGAAGCCGGGCGTCTATTATGGTCAATGTTCGGAACTGTGCGGCGCGCGCCACGGCTTCATGCCGATCGCGATCGAAGCGCTGCCCCCGGCCCAGTTCGACCAGTGGGTCCAGTCGCAGGGCGGCACGCTGAAGGGCGCAGCGGCGGAGAAGACGGCTGAAGCCGCTCCCGCAACTGCCGAAAAGAAGATCTGAGGGGTAGGAACGTCATGACCACCATCACAGCCGATCACCACGGCGATCATCTTGGCGATCATGCCCATGATCATCATGATGCCGATCACAAGCCGGCCTTCTTCCAGCGCTGGTTCATGTCCACCAACCACAAGGACATCGGCACCCTCTATCTGATCTTCGCGATCATGGCCGGCCTGATCGGCGGCGCCATTTCCGGCCTGATGCGCATGGAACTGCGTGAGCCGGGCATCCAGTTCCTGCATATCTGGGCGCAGTGGAGCGACGGTCCCGCCGCGACGCTGGACCAGGCCTATCATCTGTGGAACGTGCTGATCACCGCCCATGGC
This window encodes:
- a CDS encoding class II aldolase/adducin family protein: MASAARQPDMSPAEWEARQQLAACYRIFDHFGWSELIYNHITLRVPDEEDAFLINPFGLLYSEVTASNLVKIDIDGHVLDGSPYPVNRAGFTQHSVFHRHLADAHCIIHTHTTAGMAVSATQEGLRPINFYAAAFAGRIAYHEFEGVTIRPEEGERLIANLGERRIMMLRNHGTLVMAKSLPEAFLMQWMLQRACEIQVAACAAGTPVEIPADVIAVHQRDLAGVQLPVGVGVPDFQAMVRLIDCTDRSWRD
- a CDS encoding AI-2E family transporter, with translation MSDAQQQHIEQPGPSELRSPLVQHEIKRAGVWFAMAIGIALIVLLAQPIMLILGALVFTTMMDGGTRLLGRVLPIGRGWRLTIVLLAVVAFLAYTFYLTGSSLAEQAQSMRTIVEAQVERAGGWMQQLGITTTPEDLKSLAQQAMSSMGRVTAAVGTAVGAITSGVMMLVLAIFIAVEPKLYERGVAWMLPMDKRAHFYTVADKMAFTLRRLMFGRLIGMAVEGVGVWLLLWAGGVPMAGLLGILTGLLAFLPNIGAIISGVLIILVGFSGGTHTGLYAFGVYMAVQIIDGYLIVPMVAKRATDLAPALVLAAQILLGALFGIMGLFLADPIVAMIKVYLEERSKALAGQTILKSDDKNGD
- the pyrE gene encoding orotate phosphoribosyltransferase produces the protein MTDEEVLAEFRAAGALLEGHFILSSGRRSANYLQCARVLMNAERAGKLARATVQQLPRELRQEIDLVVSPAMGGLIIGHEVGRALDKDAVFLERPEGVFELRRGFAISPGQKVLMVEDVVTTGLSSRQAIEAVEREGGIVVAEVALVDRSAGEVDLGVPFYPLVSINFPVYDADQLPPELEAVPAIKPGSRKQ
- a CDS encoding FKBP-type peptidyl-prolyl cis-trans isomerase, which gives rise to MSTTAVPLRPIAKGSLTRLWIGVAAIALAAGGLAWAGQQGVAASPAAFLTQNAHAKGVVTTESGLQYQVLEEGSGPSPTTADVALVGYKGTLLDGTVFDENPQTPMPVDGVVPGFSEGLQKMKKGGKYRLWIPPQLGYGEQAAGPIPANSVLVFDVQLHDFKSRAEIMQMQQRMQQMQGGMPQGAVPQGAPGN
- the acpS gene encoding holo-ACP synthase; protein product: MIIGLGSDLCNIERIQNSLDRFGDRFVQRVFTDVEQAKAERRPFTKAGTLAKRFAAKEAFSKAVGTGFKAGVFMKDIGVVNAPSGAPTLALTGGAAQRLASMVPAGYKPVIHLTLTDDHPWAQAFVIIEALPL
- the coxB gene encoding cytochrome c oxidase subunit II translates to MKKVKSLVLAALLACVPAAMMSPMAMAQDNVAAAAPAADNAAAPAESPANATAPAAEAAPVAKVAAPPRMKPTEGIGMPKPGEITLQEQFTSTGHTARWLHDKMLLPLITIISVFVLLLMLYVMVRYRRSANPVPSKTSHNTVIEVVWTLVPVLILLVIAIPSIGLLADQYKPAPKDALTVKVTGYQWYWGYEYPDNGIPEFVSNMLPEDKAKENGEPYLLAPDNRLVLPVGRPVKLIITGADVIHSFAVPSLWVKMDAVPGRLNEKSFTIEKPGVYYGQCSELCGARHGFMPIAIEALPPAQFDQWVQSQGGTLKGAAAEKTAEAAPATAEKKI
- the lepB gene encoding signal peptidase I codes for the protein MTAVDMTQTDPLPPAAPETAADDKEAGNSGVNWWHEVKSIVLLILAVLAFHSFVAKPFYIPSESMMPVLLKGDRLVVSKFPYGWSYVSPSFHPLPFLKGRILGHLPERGDIVIVSPQNRREDYIKRVIGLPGDIVEVRGGQVILNGVPVPQKVLKPLRIAVDGNAPCPPMQFPGALVTDKAGKSWCELPVRQEVLPNGKTYVTIDMGPSALDWYGPVRVPADHVFLMGDNRDNSADSRAPLEENGLGGPVPWEAIGGRAEFITFSLDGDSSWNPLSWLHAFRGGRAGNSLRPQSVTGAK
- the rpsU gene encoding 30S ribosomal protein S21; this translates as MQIIVRDNNVDQALRALKKKLQREGVYREMKLRRHYEKPSEKRAREKAAAVRRARKLERKRAERDGVR
- a CDS encoding pyridoxine 5'-phosphate synthase; translation: MAAVPLRLGVNIDHVATIRNARGGEHPDPVKAALLAVKAGASGITAHLREDRRHIRDEDIAMLMAALDVPLNLEMAATQEMLGIALKHKPHAACIVPEKREERTTEGGLDAAGQIAVLRPIVGALNEAGIRVSLFIEADAAQIEAAIQLGAPVVEFHTGAYAHLTGEARAAELRRIADAAALAAKNGIEPHAGHGLTFDNVAPIAAIPQIAELNIGHFLIGEAIFGGLEASIREMRRQMDLAR